The proteins below come from a single Pseudarthrobacter sp. SSS035 genomic window:
- a CDS encoding M20 family metallo-hydrolase — translation MNSAAFLQDFHHVATIGATSNNGVDRQAATAEDARTRDWFAAWVRDAGWELRVDGIGNMFGLLEWTPGAPYVLIGSHLDSQPLGGRFDGAYGVIAAMHAARRVDAEVAEGSAAPRFNLAVVNWFNEEGGRFAPSIMGSSVFAGLLPREQMLDVADLQGVTVREALDGIGYLGTDEGPEVAGYAEIHIEQGRILEREGMSIGLVDSSWYTQKLDIEVLGEQSHTGATAMADRHDALVAASKIILMVHDVTKDFADEALVSSVGQLTLEPNSPIVVARRVHLVADLRSGDPDIVKAARAKLIKDIDVLAREHDIKVNIKDFDIRPIRRFSEAGLELADKVAADLGLSARRIQTMAGHDSVAMNTVAPSVMLFIPSVDGVSHCEREFTTDADMVVGVDMLTGVARELTCGALAGSSALPAEALA, via the coding sequence ATGAACTCAGCAGCATTCCTCCAAGACTTCCACCATGTGGCCACCATCGGCGCCACCTCCAACAATGGCGTAGACCGCCAAGCAGCCACGGCGGAGGATGCGCGGACACGCGACTGGTTCGCCGCCTGGGTGCGCGACGCCGGGTGGGAACTCCGGGTGGACGGAATTGGCAACATGTTCGGGCTGCTGGAGTGGACGCCCGGGGCACCGTATGTCCTGATCGGTTCGCATCTGGACAGCCAGCCGCTCGGCGGGCGCTTCGACGGAGCCTACGGTGTCATTGCCGCGATGCACGCGGCCCGGCGGGTTGATGCCGAGGTCGCGGAGGGCAGTGCTGCGCCCCGGTTCAATCTGGCGGTGGTGAACTGGTTCAACGAAGAGGGCGGCCGCTTCGCACCGAGCATCATGGGTAGTTCGGTCTTTGCGGGGCTCCTGCCGCGCGAACAGATGCTGGATGTCGCCGACCTGCAGGGGGTCACGGTCCGCGAGGCCCTGGACGGCATCGGGTACCTCGGCACGGACGAGGGGCCCGAGGTTGCGGGCTACGCGGAGATCCACATCGAGCAGGGCCGGATCCTGGAGCGGGAAGGGATGTCGATCGGCCTGGTGGACAGCAGCTGGTACACCCAGAAGCTGGACATCGAGGTGCTTGGAGAACAGTCACACACCGGCGCCACCGCCATGGCCGACCGCCACGACGCCCTCGTGGCAGCGTCCAAGATCATTCTTATGGTGCACGATGTCACGAAGGACTTCGCGGACGAGGCCCTCGTCTCGTCCGTGGGACAGCTGACACTGGAGCCGAACTCACCCATCGTGGTGGCGCGCCGCGTACACCTCGTGGCGGACCTCCGATCTGGCGATCCGGACATCGTCAAGGCAGCACGCGCCAAGCTCATCAAGGACATCGACGTGCTGGCACGCGAGCATGACATCAAGGTCAACATAAAGGACTTCGATATCCGCCCCATCCGCCGCTTCTCCGAGGCCGGCCTGGAACTCGCCGACAAAGTGGCGGCTGATCTGGGGCTCTCGGCGCGGCGGATCCAGACCATGGCCGGGCACGATTCCGTTGCCATGAACACGGTGGCACCGTCCGTGATGCTGTTCATCCCCAGCGTGGACGGCGTCTCGCACTGCGAACGGGAGTTCACCACGGACGCCGACATGGTTGTCGGTGTGGACATGCTCACCGGCGTGGCCCGTGAGCTTACCTGCGGGGCCCTCGCAGGGTCCTCCGCGCTGCCGGCGGAGGCGCTCGCATGA
- a CDS encoding MFS transporter, translating into MTINDLKDQSPDPGTTSTTTTLDQDASLPGTPRITKMQKRVLAGGSIGQFIEFYDFTLYGLTAVIFSQLFFPGSNPVTAMLATFATFGVAFVVRPIGGLFFGALGDRIGRRRVLTITLIAIGGATALMGLLPTYGQIGAWAPVLLVLCRLVQGFSAGGESVGAPSFVFEHAPVKSRGFWLNITIAATALPSVVAGSMILILSQSMPNESFMAWGWRLPFLLALPLALFGVWIRSRTVESDAFNEAKASRTKEFSPVREAFRENRLRMVQVIFVMGLTAMGFYFLSAYFVSYVQTTGHLSREQSLLVNAAALALYAVLLPIGGRIGDRFGRKPMLIAGSAALALLSVPSFMLVTSGSLPLALLGQAVFVVALCIYGGGCYTFFVEIFTTRTRFTSAAISYNGAYALFGGTAPFIGTALVGGTGVPHAPGFYMAAAAAVVLLLVLFTKVPETRGRMG; encoded by the coding sequence ATGACGATCAACGACCTCAAGGACCAGTCACCGGACCCCGGAACCACCTCGACGACTACGACCCTGGACCAGGACGCTTCCCTGCCCGGAACCCCCCGCATCACCAAGATGCAGAAGCGGGTCCTGGCCGGCGGCAGCATCGGCCAGTTCATCGAGTTCTACGACTTCACACTTTACGGCCTCACCGCCGTCATCTTCTCGCAACTGTTCTTCCCGGGCAGCAATCCTGTCACCGCCATGCTCGCCACCTTCGCCACCTTCGGCGTCGCCTTCGTGGTTCGCCCCATCGGCGGGCTGTTCTTCGGAGCTCTGGGTGACCGGATCGGCCGACGGCGCGTCCTGACTATCACCCTCATCGCCATCGGCGGCGCCACCGCACTGATGGGGCTGCTCCCGACCTACGGCCAGATCGGCGCCTGGGCACCTGTCCTGCTGGTCCTTTGCCGCCTCGTCCAGGGATTTTCCGCGGGCGGCGAGTCCGTGGGAGCGCCATCGTTCGTCTTCGAGCATGCCCCCGTCAAAAGCCGCGGGTTCTGGCTCAACATCACCATCGCCGCCACCGCGCTGCCGTCGGTGGTTGCCGGGTCGATGATCCTGATTCTCAGCCAGTCGATGCCCAACGAATCCTTCATGGCGTGGGGCTGGCGGCTGCCATTCCTGCTGGCACTGCCACTGGCCCTCTTCGGTGTTTGGATCCGCAGCCGCACGGTGGAAAGCGACGCGTTCAACGAGGCCAAGGCGTCCCGGACGAAGGAATTCAGCCCGGTCCGTGAGGCTTTCCGCGAAAACAGGCTCCGCATGGTGCAGGTCATCTTCGTCATGGGTCTCACCGCGATGGGCTTCTATTTCCTCTCGGCCTATTTCGTGTCCTACGTGCAGACCACGGGCCACTTGAGCCGCGAGCAATCACTCCTGGTCAACGCCGCCGCCCTCGCCCTTTACGCTGTCCTGCTTCCCATCGGTGGCCGGATCGGCGACCGCTTCGGCCGCAAACCAATGCTCATTGCCGGTTCCGCCGCCCTGGCATTGCTTTCAGTGCCGAGCTTCATGCTTGTGACCAGCGGCAGCCTTCCCCTCGCCCTCCTGGGACAGGCAGTCTTCGTGGTGGCGCTGTGCATCTACGGCGGCGGCTGCTACACCTTCTTTGTCGAAATCTTCACGACCCGGACGCGCTTCACCTCGGCGGCGATCAGCTACAACGGCGCCTACGCGCTCTTCGGCGGCACGGCACCGTTCATCGGCACGGCCCTCGTCGGCGGCACCGGAGTGCCGCACGCCCCCGGCTTCTACATGGCCGCCGCTGCCGCCGTCGTGCTCCTTCTGGTGCTGTTCACCAAGGTTCCCGAGACGCGCGGCCGCATGGGCTAA
- a CDS encoding LysR family transcriptional regulator, with protein sequence MAKPFTLTQLRYFAVVAELENMTAAAERLLLTQSALSTAMAQLEASLSTQLFVRLRTRGLRLTASGRQFAQDIKVLLEHADSLYESARGLATSLVGELKVGVFAPLAPFRLPAILQTFEVQHPGVAVSFLEADLASLQTALLEGQCDVALMYGLGLGRGFTRTVLERVPPHVLVHAEHPAASRPGRTIALKDLDGEPSVVLDLPHSREYYEQLYAIAGVVPNVRHRFAGYETVRSFVAKGHGYAMLNQRLHSDLTYSGGRVVALALSDDFPPIEVMLVRPEGVQPTRRALAFEETCIRLYGAARH encoded by the coding sequence ATGGCGAAACCCTTTACCCTGACCCAACTGCGGTATTTCGCGGTGGTGGCAGAGCTCGAGAACATGACGGCGGCGGCCGAACGGCTGCTGCTGACCCAGTCCGCCCTGTCCACGGCGATGGCCCAGCTGGAAGCCAGCCTGTCCACACAGCTGTTCGTGCGGCTCAGGACGCGTGGTCTGCGGCTGACGGCGTCAGGCCGGCAGTTCGCCCAGGACATCAAGGTGTTGCTGGAACACGCCGATTCCCTGTACGAGTCGGCGCGGGGGCTTGCGACGAGCCTTGTCGGCGAGCTCAAGGTGGGGGTATTTGCGCCACTGGCGCCGTTCAGGCTGCCGGCAATCCTTCAGACCTTCGAAGTTCAGCACCCCGGTGTTGCAGTCTCCTTCCTCGAAGCCGACCTGGCGAGCCTGCAGACGGCCCTCCTGGAGGGGCAGTGCGACGTGGCGCTGATGTACGGTCTCGGCCTGGGCCGGGGGTTCACCCGCACGGTGCTGGAGCGGGTGCCGCCACATGTGCTGGTCCATGCCGAGCATCCTGCGGCGTCCCGCCCCGGGCGGACCATCGCGCTGAAGGATCTCGACGGCGAACCCTCGGTGGTGCTGGACCTTCCGCACAGCCGGGAATACTACGAGCAGCTCTATGCAATCGCAGGGGTGGTACCCAATGTCCGGCACCGCTTCGCTGGTTATGAAACGGTCCGCTCCTTTGTGGCGAAGGGGCACGGCTACGCCATGCTCAACCAGAGACTCCACAGTGACCTGACGTACTCCGGGGGCCGGGTGGTGGCTCTCGCTCTGTCGGACGATTTTCCGCCGATCGAGGTGATGTTGGTCCGGCCGGAGGGTGTCCAGCCCACGCGCAGGGCCCTCGCCTTTGAGGAGACGTGTATCCGCCTCTACGGAGCGGCGCGACACTAG
- a CDS encoding PucR family transcriptional regulator: protein MLPTVRSILELPVLREASPQLLGATSGLDTPVRWVHVTEVLDISGLLSGGELVLTTGLELEKNPNQTASFIQSLEDAAVSGLIVEVIGNRQRSLDALRMSALRSALPVIVVERRVRFVEITEIVHRMIVAEQLQRVERARDVHEAFTVLSLESAGTQEVVEQAAAMIGAPVVLEDLSHLVLAYSSRQLRTTELLADWERRSRTTPSPSATSRTGPEAWLQTPVGVRRQLWGRLVVPVALEDDEAAAMVLERAAQTLAINRLAERDRRELSHQAQAGLLNALRQPRGLSEGEAQARAAALGLRRSPFYVPIVFRSGGSASGASPEEADPAGDPLAGQQEERALLEHLARALKSVSGTALTASIRSGSVGMILAIPAKQLEDSTLQRLAHALAGDSPESGPPGPSMDGNGSGSHTEVAWSIGVGRLQGSLLEAAAGIDEASHVAETAATLSGDRKPFYRATDVRLRGLLALLRKDPRVQQFVESELAGVLHAEARGAGGYLELLGQYLELGGNKAALARSGYLSRPTLYARLGRLEELLAVDLDDAESRTSLHVALLLHRLRTL from the coding sequence ATGCTTCCCACCGTCCGCTCCATCCTTGAGCTCCCCGTGCTGCGGGAGGCCAGTCCGCAGCTTCTGGGCGCTACCAGCGGCCTGGACACCCCCGTACGCTGGGTCCACGTGACCGAAGTGCTCGACATTTCCGGACTGCTGTCCGGCGGAGAGCTTGTGCTCACGACGGGCCTGGAACTGGAAAAGAACCCCAACCAGACGGCGTCGTTCATCCAGTCCTTGGAGGACGCGGCAGTCTCCGGCCTGATCGTGGAAGTCATCGGAAACCGGCAGCGCAGCCTGGACGCCCTGCGCATGTCGGCGCTGCGCAGTGCTCTGCCCGTGATCGTGGTGGAACGGCGGGTGCGTTTCGTGGAGATCACGGAGATCGTGCACCGGATGATCGTTGCCGAGCAGCTGCAACGGGTGGAACGGGCCCGCGACGTGCACGAAGCTTTCACGGTGCTGAGCCTGGAAAGCGCCGGGACCCAGGAAGTCGTGGAACAGGCCGCCGCCATGATCGGCGCTCCGGTGGTCCTGGAGGACCTTTCGCATCTTGTCCTCGCCTATTCGTCCCGGCAACTCCGTACTACCGAACTGCTCGCCGACTGGGAGCGGCGGTCGCGGACCACGCCGTCCCCGTCGGCCACGTCCCGGACCGGTCCGGAGGCGTGGCTGCAGACGCCGGTCGGAGTGCGGCGGCAACTGTGGGGCCGGCTGGTGGTGCCGGTGGCACTGGAGGACGACGAAGCGGCGGCCATGGTGCTGGAACGCGCCGCCCAGACGCTGGCCATCAACCGCCTGGCTGAACGGGACCGGCGCGAGCTGAGCCATCAGGCGCAGGCCGGGCTCCTGAATGCCTTGCGTCAGCCCCGCGGGCTGAGCGAGGGCGAAGCGCAGGCCCGCGCCGCCGCACTGGGCCTCAGACGCTCACCCTTCTACGTGCCGATAGTGTTCCGGAGCGGCGGATCAGCTTCTGGTGCCTCGCCGGAAGAAGCGGATCCGGCCGGCGACCCACTCGCCGGGCAGCAGGAGGAGCGTGCGCTGCTCGAGCATCTCGCCCGGGCCCTCAAGTCCGTTTCGGGTACCGCCCTGACCGCGAGTATCCGGTCAGGCTCGGTCGGCATGATCCTGGCAATCCCGGCGAAGCAACTCGAAGACTCGACGCTGCAGCGCCTCGCCCATGCTCTCGCGGGGGACAGTCCGGAGTCCGGTCCGCCCGGCCCGTCCATGGACGGAAACGGGTCCGGCAGCCACACGGAGGTGGCGTGGAGCATCGGCGTCGGGCGTCTGCAGGGCTCCCTGCTTGAGGCGGCGGCGGGCATTGACGAGGCCTCCCACGTGGCCGAAACGGCCGCGACCCTGTCGGGTGATCGCAAGCCCTTCTACCGTGCCACCGACGTCCGCCTGCGGGGACTGTTGGCCCTGCTGCGCAAGGATCCGCGCGTTCAGCAGTTCGTCGAGTCCGAGCTGGCCGGCGTCCTGCACGCCGAAGCCAGGGGCGCGGGCGGCTACTTGGAACTGCTCGGGCAGTACCTTGAGCTTGGCGGCAACAAAGCCGCCCTCGCCCGCAGCGGCTACCTCAGCCGGCCGACGCTCTACGCCAGGCTGGGCCGGCTCGAGGAACTCCTCGCCGTGGACCTCGACGACGCGGAATCCCGGACCTCGTTGCACGTCGCCCTCCTTCTGCACCGGCTCCGAACCTTGTGA
- a CDS encoding CoA-acylating methylmalonate-semialdehyde dehydrogenase, protein MNTIEHWINGSYVPAGGRTAPVTNPATGKVTAQVALASMEDGSAAVAAAKAAFPAWRDTSLARRVQIMFAFRELLNARKDELAAIITSEHGKVLDDAMGEVTRGQEVVEFACGIPHLIKGSYTENASTKVDIHSIRQALGPVAIISPFNFPAMVPMWFFPIAIAAGNTVIIKPSEKVPTAANWMAELWKEAGLPDGVFNVLQGDKVAVDTLLTHPDVKAVSFVGSTPIAKYVYETATANGKRVQALGGAKNHMIVLPDADLNLAADAAINAGFGSAGERCMAISALLAVGDIADELVAKIAERARGLRTGDGLRGCDMGPLVTSQHRDKVAGYVDAGEAAGATLVVDGRTIAPDAEGDGYFLGPTLFDNVTTDMTIYRDEIFGPVLSVVRVDSYDDALATINANPYGNGTAIFTNDGGAARRFENEVEVGMVGINVPVPVPMAYYSFGGWKNSLFGDTHAHGAEGVGFFTRGKAVTTRWLDPSHGGINLGFPQNA, encoded by the coding sequence TTGAACACCATCGAGCACTGGATCAACGGCAGCTACGTCCCCGCCGGCGGGCGCACCGCCCCCGTCACCAACCCGGCGACGGGCAAGGTCACCGCCCAGGTCGCCCTGGCCAGCATGGAAGACGGCAGCGCCGCCGTCGCGGCCGCCAAGGCTGCCTTCCCGGCCTGGCGGGACACCTCCCTGGCCCGCCGCGTTCAGATCATGTTCGCCTTCCGCGAGCTGCTGAACGCACGCAAGGACGAGCTCGCCGCCATCATCACCTCGGAGCACGGCAAGGTCCTGGACGACGCCATGGGCGAAGTTACCCGCGGCCAGGAAGTGGTGGAATTCGCCTGCGGCATCCCGCACCTGATCAAGGGCAGCTACACGGAGAACGCCTCCACCAAGGTGGACATCCACTCCATCCGCCAGGCCCTGGGCCCGGTGGCCATCATCAGCCCTTTCAATTTCCCGGCCATGGTGCCCATGTGGTTCTTCCCCATCGCCATCGCCGCCGGCAACACCGTGATCATCAAGCCCAGCGAAAAGGTCCCCACGGCCGCCAACTGGATGGCCGAGCTGTGGAAGGAAGCCGGCCTGCCGGACGGCGTCTTCAACGTCCTTCAGGGCGACAAGGTCGCCGTCGACACCCTGCTCACCCACCCCGACGTCAAGGCCGTCTCCTTCGTCGGCTCCACTCCCATCGCCAAGTACGTCTACGAGACCGCCACGGCCAACGGCAAGCGCGTCCAGGCCCTGGGCGGCGCCAAGAACCACATGATCGTGCTGCCCGACGCCGATCTGAACCTCGCCGCCGATGCCGCCATCAACGCCGGCTTCGGTTCCGCCGGTGAGCGCTGCATGGCCATCTCCGCCCTGCTCGCCGTGGGGGACATCGCCGACGAGCTCGTGGCCAAGATCGCCGAGCGCGCCCGGGGACTCCGCACTGGCGACGGCCTTCGCGGCTGCGACATGGGCCCGCTGGTCACCTCCCAGCACCGCGACAAGGTGGCAGGCTACGTCGACGCCGGCGAAGCTGCGGGTGCCACCCTCGTCGTCGACGGCCGCACCATTGCGCCCGACGCCGAAGGCGACGGCTACTTCCTCGGCCCCACGCTGTTTGACAACGTCACCACCGACATGACCATTTACCGCGACGAAATCTTCGGCCCCGTCCTCTCCGTGGTCCGCGTGGACAGCTACGACGATGCCCTCGCCACCATCAACGCCAACCCATACGGGAACGGCACCGCAATCTTCACCAACGACGGCGGAGCGGCCCGCCGCTTCGAGAACGAGGTCGAGGTCGGCATGGTGGGCATCAACGTCCCCGTCCCCGTCCCCATGGCCTACTACTCCTTTGGCGGCTGGAAGAACTCGCTGTTCGGAGACACCCACGCGCACGGCGCCGAGGGCGTCGGCTTCTTCACCCGGGGCAAAGCCGTCACCACCCGCTGGTTGGATCCGAGCCACGGCGGCATCAACCTCGGCTTCCCGCAGAACGCCTGA
- a CDS encoding aspartate aminotransferase family protein, translating into MISTIDSVLLPERTEPHPAVDTAAARRAYELDRKHVFHSWSAQELLDPMVISAAEGSYVWDGEGTRYLDFSSQLVNTNIGHQHPAVVAAIAAQAAKLCTIAPSYANEARSEAARLIAERTPGELNKIFFTNGGADANEHAVRMARLHTGRQKVLSAYRSYHGGTQLAVNITGDPRRWANDTASTGTVHFFPPYLYRTAFHSTTEAEESQRALQHLEQLIVLEGAATIAALMLESIPGSAGIYVPPAGYMQGVRELCTKYGIMFIADEVMAGFGRTGKWFAVEHFDVVPDLLTFAKGVNSGYVPLGGVAISPEIAATFATKPYPGGLTYSGHPLATAAAVATINAMEKEGIVDHAAALGDDIIGPALAGFAARHKSVGEVRGTGVFWAIELVKDRATREPLAPYGASSPEMNQLIAACKSRGLIPFANFNRIHVVPPCNISVEDLVAGLAILDEVLDIADTFAV; encoded by the coding sequence ATGATTTCCACCATAGACAGCGTGCTCCTTCCCGAACGGACCGAGCCGCACCCCGCCGTCGACACCGCCGCGGCCCGGCGGGCCTACGAGCTGGACCGCAAGCACGTTTTCCACTCCTGGTCCGCCCAGGAACTGCTGGACCCGATGGTCATCTCGGCTGCTGAGGGTTCGTACGTGTGGGACGGAGAGGGCACCCGGTACCTCGACTTCTCCTCACAGCTGGTCAACACGAACATCGGCCACCAGCACCCTGCCGTGGTTGCGGCCATAGCCGCCCAGGCGGCCAAGCTGTGCACCATCGCCCCGAGCTACGCCAACGAGGCCCGCTCCGAGGCGGCACGGCTGATCGCCGAGCGCACCCCGGGCGAGCTGAACAAAATCTTCTTCACCAACGGAGGCGCCGATGCCAACGAGCACGCCGTGCGCATGGCCCGGCTGCACACCGGCCGGCAGAAGGTCCTCTCGGCATACCGCTCCTACCACGGCGGCACGCAGCTGGCCGTCAACATCACGGGCGACCCGCGCCGATGGGCCAATGACACCGCCAGCACCGGCACGGTGCATTTCTTCCCGCCGTACCTGTACCGCACGGCCTTCCACTCCACCACGGAAGCGGAGGAGAGCCAGCGCGCCCTGCAGCACCTCGAACAGCTCATCGTGCTCGAAGGGGCCGCGACCATCGCGGCCCTGATGCTGGAGAGCATCCCAGGCTCGGCCGGCATCTACGTGCCTCCCGCCGGGTACATGCAGGGGGTGCGGGAACTATGCACCAAGTACGGCATCATGTTCATCGCGGACGAGGTCATGGCCGGCTTCGGCCGCACCGGCAAGTGGTTCGCCGTGGAGCACTTCGACGTCGTCCCGGATCTGCTGACCTTCGCCAAGGGCGTCAACTCCGGTTACGTTCCCTTGGGCGGCGTGGCGATCAGCCCGGAAATCGCGGCGACGTTCGCCACCAAGCCCTACCCGGGCGGCCTGACGTATTCGGGCCACCCGCTGGCCACCGCGGCAGCCGTTGCCACCATCAACGCGATGGAAAAGGAAGGCATCGTGGACCATGCAGCCGCCCTGGGCGACGACATCATCGGCCCGGCGTTGGCCGGTTTCGCCGCACGGCACAAGTCCGTGGGCGAAGTCCGCGGCACGGGTGTCTTCTGGGCCATTGAACTGGTCAAGGACCGTGCGACGCGCGAGCCGCTGGCCCCGTACGGTGCCTCCAGCCCGGAGATGAACCAGCTCATTGCCGCCTGCAAGTCCCGCGGCCTGATCCCGTTCGCGAATTTCAACCGCATCCACGTGGTCCCGCCATGCAACATCAGCGTGGAGGACCTGGTGGCCGGCCTCGCGATCCTGGACGAAGTGCTGGACATCGCAGACACCTTCGCTGTCTGA
- the proC gene encoding pyrroline-5-carboxylate reductase, translated as MSNRIAFLGCGSMNEAILSGLLGGGTDPADVVATVRRAERAAELAMRHHGITAIAGEEEPDNNKQAAKGSAVVILGVKPVGIVDLAREISRSLSPNAIVVSVAAAVSLAQLEAALPPGQPVIRAMPNTPAKLGRGVVSVSPGTNCTPEQLQTVKDILRATGTVVEVREDQVDALSAISGSGPAYAFYLAEAMAAAGVELGLDPELSLLLARETVAGAGFMLAEPGADPSALRKGVTSPNGTTERAIATFDDRGIPAIIAAGARAAADRSAEITRQLG; from the coding sequence ATGAGCAACCGAATCGCCTTCCTGGGCTGTGGATCCATGAACGAAGCCATCCTGTCCGGCCTGCTGGGCGGGGGAACCGACCCCGCCGACGTCGTGGCCACAGTCAGGCGTGCTGAACGCGCTGCGGAACTGGCCATGCGTCATCACGGCATCACGGCCATCGCCGGCGAAGAGGAACCGGACAACAACAAGCAGGCGGCCAAGGGCTCCGCCGTCGTAATCCTTGGCGTCAAACCGGTGGGCATCGTCGACTTGGCGCGCGAGATCAGCCGTTCCCTGTCCCCGAACGCCATCGTTGTCAGCGTGGCCGCAGCCGTCTCTCTGGCGCAACTGGAAGCCGCGCTGCCTCCCGGACAGCCGGTGATCCGCGCTATGCCGAACACCCCTGCCAAGCTGGGCCGCGGCGTCGTGTCCGTCTCACCCGGAACCAACTGCACGCCGGAACAGCTCCAGACCGTCAAGGACATCCTTCGGGCCACTGGCACCGTGGTGGAGGTGCGCGAGGATCAGGTGGATGCGTTGTCGGCCATCAGCGGCTCGGGTCCCGCCTACGCGTTCTACCTGGCCGAGGCTATGGCAGCTGCCGGCGTCGAGCTGGGCCTGGATCCCGAGTTGTCGCTGCTCCTGGCACGGGAGACGGTCGCAGGCGCGGGCTTTATGCTTGCCGAGCCGGGCGCCGATCCCTCGGCCCTGCGCAAGGGAGTGACCAGCCCCAACGGCACCACGGAACGGGCCATCGCCACCTTCGACGACCGGGGCATACCGGCCATCATCGCCGCCGGCGCCCGCGCCGCAGCAGACCGCTCCGCGGAGATCACCAGGCAGCTCGGTTAG
- a CDS encoding TrkA family potassium uptake protein, translating to MANSSGAPNRPAHNAPVLVIGLGRFGSSTAEQLVKQGREVLAIERDRSLVQKWAPLLTHVVEADATNIDALRQLGAQEFSSAVCGVGTSIESSVLITVNLVDLGIEHLWVKAITPSHGKILTRIGANHVIYPEADAGVRAAHLVSGRMLDFIEFDDDFAIVKMYPPRETVGFTLDESKVRSKYGVTIVGVKSPGEDFTYARPETKVSARDMLIVSGHVDLLERFAARP from the coding sequence TTGGCTAATTCCTCAGGCGCCCCCAACCGCCCCGCCCACAACGCGCCGGTCTTGGTGATCGGGCTGGGCCGCTTCGGCTCGTCCACCGCCGAACAGCTCGTGAAACAGGGCCGCGAGGTGCTCGCAATCGAGCGCGACCGGTCCCTGGTCCAGAAGTGGGCGCCGCTCCTCACCCACGTCGTGGAGGCCGACGCCACCAACATTGATGCGCTGCGCCAGCTCGGCGCTCAGGAGTTCAGCTCCGCCGTTTGTGGGGTGGGCACCTCGATCGAGTCCTCCGTGCTGATCACTGTGAACCTGGTGGACCTGGGCATCGAGCACCTCTGGGTCAAGGCCATCACGCCATCACACGGCAAGATCCTCACCCGGATCGGCGCGAACCACGTGATCTACCCCGAGGCTGACGCCGGCGTCCGCGCCGCGCACCTGGTCTCCGGCCGCATGCTGGACTTCATCGAGTTCGACGACGATTTCGCCATCGTGAAAATGTACCCGCCGCGCGAGACGGTGGGCTTCACACTGGATGAGTCCAAGGTGCGGTCCAAGTACGGCGTGACCATCGTGGGCGTGAAGTCTCCCGGCGAGGACTTCACCTACGCCCGCCCTGAAACCAAGGTGTCCGCCCGCGACATGCTGATCGTGTCCGGGCACGTGGACCTGCTGGAACGGTTCGCCGCCCGGCCTTAG